The sequence GGGGCGCAGGGGTGTCAAAATCGGGCGTGAATCGTGTGCTTACGGTGTGTTCATCAATTGCCGGCTCACGAACTCCTGCCGTGCTTCGTCACTGTCGAAGCGGTTTTGCAGGGTGTCGCTGAAAAAGAGGACTTTGATCACACCGAAAAGAATGAGCAGTTTGACAGCCACGACGGTCCAGAGCGTGCGGCCCAGCCGCATGGCGCTGAACCCGTCACGGTAAAAACGGTAAAGGGCTGCCAGTTTCATTTTTTTTCCTTGTTCAGTGGGTGGAACAGGTCCCTTTGCCGCCGAGGGCGCCGAGGGCGTTCTGCATCAGGCGCTCGACGGAGTCGCGTACCGTCGCCGATTCGCGGTCCACATAGACGGAGAGTCCCGCCTGTTCAAATCCTTTGGCCGGGGAGCCGCCGATCCCCGAGACAACCAGGGCGTCGGGGTGCAGGGCCATGATATTGGCGACGGCGTTGCCGCAGCCCCCGGCATCGTGGCCCGGGTTGACGATTCCTTCGACATCCATTATACGATTATTTTCGACGGTGACGAGGGTATAGAACTTCGCCTTGCCGAAGTGCGCCCCG is a genomic window of Sulfurimonas sp. HSL1-2 containing:
- a CDS encoding DUF4492 domain-containing protein, translating into MKLAALYRFYRDGFSAMRLGRTLWTVVAVKLLILFGVIKVLFFSDTLQNRFDSDEARQEFVSRQLMNTP
- a CDS encoding NifB/NifX family molybdenum-iron cluster-binding protein encodes the protein MKIVFPTDEDMGFLSRRGAHFGKAKFYTLVTVENNRIMDVEGIVNPGHDAGGCGNAVANIMALHPDALVVSGIGGSPAKGFEQAGLSVYVDRESATVRDSVERLMQNALGALGGKGTCSTH